Within Deltaproteobacteria bacterium, the genomic segment CGGACCTCATGGCGTCACCTGCCCATGGACCGAACCTTCCAATCCGTCATGCCGGCGATCTCTAAGCCGGCATCCAGGGGAGATGTGGGGAGTGGATTCGCTTGAAGATTGCGGGAATGACGGACGGGCTGAGATCTCGTTGACCGGTTCATCGGCACTCCAAGCCGGCGTCCCGTCGGTTGGGCCTCTCAGGGGTAAGCAGGTACGCGCGCGGTCGCATCGCTTGTGCGGCGCATACGACCCGCGCTAAGCGTTGGCCATTTCGCGCAGGAGGACAGCATGGACCCAGCTATGAAGAAGACGGCGCTCCGCATGATCCCGTACGGACTCTATGTGTTGACGGCGGAGACGTCCGACGGCCGCTTCGCGGCCGCCACGGTGAATTGGGTGACGCAGGCATCGTTCGAGCCGCCGCTGGTGGTGGTCGGCGTCAAGACCGATTCGAACGCGTTCCCGGTGATCAAGGCCAGCGGTGCGTTCGCGTTGAACGTGCTCGGCAAAGGCCAGCAGGCGCTCGCCTTCGCGTTCTTCAAGTCAGTGACACCCGAAGGCGACACGATTGCAGGCCAACGCTTCCGGCGCGGCACCACCGGCGCACCGTTGCTCGAGAGTACGCCGGCCTTCGTTGAGTGCCGGCTGCGCGAAGTTGTCGAAGGCGGCGACCACGCCATCGTCGTCGGCGAAGTCGTCGATGCGGGTGTCGCCAAGCCACCCGAACGGCGGCCGGACGATGCGGTGCTGTGGCTCAAGGATCTCGGCGAGAAGACCTTCTACGGCGGATGATGAGACGCTGCGTCGCACGGCCAGCTACAACCGGCCGTAGGCGCGCAGTACCGACAAGGCATCGAGCGTCCAGCGCGCGCGCCACTCGTTGCGCGCAGTCTCACCGGGCGCGTCCCAGAAAATTGGCCAGCCGCCGTCGGCGGCTTGACGCGCAGCCAGATCGTCCAGGTGGGCTTCGATGAGCGAGTCAGAGAACAGTCGCCGTTCGGGCGTCCGGGGACTCGGCGCGAAGTGCAGCGGGGTGAGTCCGTAGCGCGTAACTGGTACGTCGGCGAGGAAGAAGTCGGCGGTCGGCAGTTGCGTCGCGAGCTGTTCGGTAAGCTCGCGTGTGCGGCGCTCGCCGCCGAAGTTGTCGAGGAAGACCAAGGCGCTGCGCAGACTGTGCGCGTCGCCGATGACGGAGTTACGAAGCTCTGCCCAGCAGTAGGCTGTGGCGCGTTCCAGCCAAGGATGCTGAATCCCTTGCCAGTGGAGCTGGCCGGCAATGCCGCTGGTGAAATTGAGCGACGGCTGCAGCGCGGAATCACCGTTCCAATGCGCCGCCCGCGGATGCTGGTGAGCCGTGGCGAGGATCGCCGGTACGGCGCCGCTGGGTGCCGCGATGGAGGCGAGGAAGTCGCAGACGCGACCTCCGATCTCCGCATCGCGAGCACCTACTTCGCGCAACGTGGTCAGTGCGAAGTCGACGAAAACCGGTTGGCTGTC encodes:
- a CDS encoding flavin reductase family protein, with the translated sequence MDPAMKKTALRMIPYGLYVLTAETSDGRFAAATVNWVTQASFEPPLVVVGVKTDSNAFPVIKASGAFALNVLGKGQQALAFAFFKSVTPEGDTIAGQRFRRGTTGAPLLESTPAFVECRLREVVEGGDHAIVVGEVVDAGVAKPPERRPDDAVLWLKDLGEKTFYGG